The following proteins are co-located in the Argopecten irradians isolate NY chromosome 9, Ai_NY, whole genome shotgun sequence genome:
- the LOC138330785 gene encoding neurotrypsin-like, with protein sequence MFLVILCVFTLIHAPIFTLATSVRLRGTDSTAYRGRVEVLYNGTWGTVCDDFWTDDDASVICRMLNFRKGGTAFSSAHFGEGSGQIWLDNVNCTLGYTVTDISNCHHLSWGTNNCGHNEDAGVTCTFVDIRLVNRTDHSDQVTGRVEVYHGNSWGTVCDDGWTSDNSRVVCRQLGYRDQLNYYGNAVYGQGKGPILMDDVSCLQPFPERIWNCSFNGWGSNNCGHSEDIAVSCAKNEIRLVNGHGSSTGGWKSYKTVHGELFVMTTSATKKQELFVKLLVLNRKL encoded by the exons CCACCAGCGTCCGCCTCCGAGGCACTGACAGCACAGCTTACCGAGGGAGAGTCGAGGTGTTGTACAACGGTACTTGGGGAACTGTGTGTGACGACTTTTGGACAGACGATGACGCGTCAGTGATATGTAGGATGCTCAATTTTAG AAAGGGTGGTACCGCGTTCAGCAGTGCTCATTTTGGCGAAGGAAGTGGTCAGATATGGTTAGATAATGTCAACTGTACACTGGGGTACACCGTGACTGACATTTCTAACTGTCATCATCTAAGTTGGGGGACCAATAACTGTGGCCATAATGAGGACGCAGGGGTGACGTGCACGTTCGTAG ATATACGACTCGTCAACCGAACAGATCACAGTGACCAGGTGACTGGACGGGTCGAGGTTTACCATGGTAACTCCTGGGGTACAGTATGTGATGATGGTTGGACTAGTGATAATTCACGAGTGGTTTGTCGTCAGCTTGGTTACAG gGACCAACTGAATTATTATGGAAATGCAGTGTATGGACAAGGAAAGGGACCTATTCTTATGGATGATGTAAGCTGTCTACAACCTTTTCCTGAACGAATATGGAACTGCAGCTTTAATGGCTGGGGGTCAAATAATTGCGGACACAGCGAAGATATTGCAGTATCATGTGCTAAAAACG AAATCCGTTTAGTAAATGGGCACGGTAGTTCCACCGGCGGTTGGAAATCCTACAAAACGGTACATGGGGAACTGTTTGTGATGACAACTTCAGCGACGAAGAAGCAAGAGTTATTTGTAAAACTTTTGGTCTTAA ATAGAAAGTTGTAA